One genomic region from Nymphaea colorata isolate Beijing-Zhang1983 chromosome 12, ASM883128v2, whole genome shotgun sequence encodes:
- the LOC116266123 gene encoding uncharacterized protein LOC116266123, translated as MAATKAFSAEFIGMQSHLLLYKQLGLQTQRRLPPSLNSLSVRAARCPLRLFFFATRLAARREAQNLMMVAPPVYGAGVPPPPPPPPQPVYGEPVYPNKPLPPPPPPQPVYGGPVYPNQPPPPPQPVYGEPVYPNKASV; from the exons ATGGCAGCAACCAAGGCCTTCTCTGCGGAATTCATCGGCATGCAGAGTCACCTGCTCCTCTATAAACAGCTAGGGTTGCAGACGCAGCGGCGGCTGCCACCATCTCTCAATTCTCTTTCGGTCAGGGCCGCCAGGTGCCCCTTACGGCTCTTCTTCTTCGCAACAAG GTTGGCAGCAAGGAGAGAGGCCCAGAATCTGATGATGGTGGCTCCCCCTGTCTACGGCGCGGGTGTTCCAccgccgcctcctcctcctcctcaaccGGTATATGGAGAACCAGTTTACCCGAATAAACCgctgcctcctcctcctcctcctcaaccGGTATATGGAGGACCAGTTTACCCGAATCAACCGCCGCCTCCTCCTCAACCGGTATATGGAGAACCAGTTTACCCGAATAAAGCCTCCGTATAG